The Felis catus isolate Fca126 chromosome X, F.catus_Fca126_mat1.0, whole genome shotgun sequence genome includes a region encoding these proteins:
- the FLNA gene encoding filamin-A isoform X1: MSSSHSRAGQSAAGAAPGGGTDTRDAEMPATEKDLAEDAPWKKIQQNTFTRWCNEHLKCVSKRIANLQTDLSDGLRLIALLEVLSQKKMHRKHNQRPTFRQMQLENVSVALEFLDRESIKLVSIDSKAIVDGNLKLILGLIWTLILHYSISMPMWDEEEDEEAKKQTPKQRLLGWIQNKLPQLPITNFSRDWQSGRALGALVDSCAPGLCPDWDSWDASKPVNNAREAMQQADDWLGIPQVITPEEIVDPNVDEHSVMTYLSQFPKAKLKPGAPLRPKLNPKKARAYGPGIEPTGNMVKKRAEFTVETRSAGQGEVLVYVEDPAGHQEEAKVTANNDKNRTFSVWYVPEVTGTHKVTVLFAGQHIAKSPFEVYVDKSQGDASKVTAQGPGLEPSGNIANKTTYFEIFTAGAGTGEVDVVIQDPTGQKGAVEPQLEARGDSTYRCSYQPTMEGVHTVHVTFAGVPIPRSPYTVTVGQACNPGACRAVGRGLQPKGVRVKETADFKVYTKGAGSGELKVTVKGPKGEERVKQKDLGDGVYGFEYYPMVPGTYTVTITWGGQNIGRSPFEVKVGTECGNQKVRAWGPGLEGGVVGKSADFVVEAIGDDVGTLGFSVEGPSQAKIECDDKGDGSCDVRYWPQEAGEYAVHVLCNSEDIRLSPFMADIREAPQDFHPDRVKARGPGLEKTGVAVNKPAEFTVDAKHGGKAPLRIQVQDNEGCPVEASVKDNGNGTYSCSYVPRKPVKHTAVVSWGGVNVPNSPFRVNVGAGSHPNKVKVYGPGVAKTGLKAHEPTYFTVDCTEAGQGDVSIGIKCAPGVVGPTEADIDFDIIRNDNDTFTVKYTPRGAGSYTIMVLFADQATPTSPIRVKVEPSHDASKVKAEGPGLSRTGIELGKPTHFTVNAKAAGKGKLDVQFTGLAKGDVARDVDIIDHHDNTYTVKYTPVQQGPVGINVTYGGDPIPKSPFSVGVSPSLDLSKIKVSGLGEKVDVGKDQEFTVKSKGAGGQGKVASKITGPSGTVVPCKVEPGLGADNSVVRFVPREEGPYEVEVTYDGVPVPGSPFPLEALPPTKPSKVKAFGPGLQGGSAGSPARFTIDTKGAGMGGLGLTVEGPCEAQLECLDNGDGTCSVSYVPTEPGDYNINILFADTHIPGSPFKAHVVPCFDASKVKCSGPGLERATAGEAGQFHVDCSSAGSAELTIEIRSEAGLPAEVHIQDHGDGTHTITYIPLCPGAYTVTIKYGGQPVPNFPSKLQVEPAVDTSGVQCYGPGIEGQGVFREATTEFSVDARALTQTGGPHVKARVANPSGNLTETYVQDCGDGTYKVEYTPYEEGLHSVDVTYDGSPVPSSPFQVPVTEGCDPSRVRVHGPGIQSGTTNKPNKFTVETRGAGTGGLGLAVEGPSEAKMSCMDNKDGSCSVEYIPYEAGTYSLNVTYGGHQVPGSPFKVPVHDVTDASKVKCSGPGLSPGMVRANLPQSFQVDTSKAGVAPLQVKVQGPKGLVEPVDVVDNADGTQTVNYVPSREGPYSISVMYGEEEVPRSPFKVKVLPTHDASKVKASGPGLNTTGVPASLPVEFTIDAKDAGEGLLAVQITDPEGKPKKTHIQDNQDGTYTVAYVPDVTGRYTILIKYGGDEIPFSPYRVRAVPTGDASKCTVTVSIGGHGLGAGIGPTIQIGEETVITVDTKAAGKGKVTCTVCTPDGSEVDVDVVENEDGTFDIFYTAPQPGKYVICVRFGGEHVPNSPFQVTALAGDQPTAQPPLRPQQLAPPYTYPQGGQQTWAPERPLMGVNGLDVTSLRPFDLVIPFTIKKGEITGEVRMPSGKVAQPAITDNKDGTVTVRYAPSEAGLHEMDIRYDNMHIPGSPLQFYVDYVNCGHVTAYGPGLSHGVVNKPAVFTVNTKDAGEGGLSLAIEGPSKAEISCTDNQDGTCSVSYLPVLPGDYSILVKYNEQHIPGSPFTARVTGDDSMRMSHLKVGSAADIPINISETDLSLLTATVVPPSGREEPCLLKRLRNGHVGISFVPKETGEHLVHVKKNGQHVASSPIPVVISQSEIGDASRVRVSGQGLHEGHTFEPAEFIIDTRDAGYGGLSLSIEGPSKVDINTEDLEDGTCRVTYCPTEPGNYIINIKFADQHVPGSPFSVKVTGEGRVKESITRRRRAPSVANVGSHCDLSLKIPEISIQDMTAQVTSPSGKSHEAEIVEGENHTYCIRFVPAEMGMHTVSVKYKGQHVPGSPFQFTVGPLGEGGAHKVRAGGPGLERAEAGVPAEFSIWTREAGAGGLAIAVEGPSKAEISFEDRKDGSCGVAYVVQEPGDYEVSVKFNEEHIPDSPFVVPVASPSGDARRLTVSSLQESGLKVNQPASFAVSLNGAKGAIDAKVHSPSGALEECYVTEIDQDKYAVRFIPRENGVYLIDVKFNGTHIPGSPFKIRVGEPGHGGDPGLVSAYGAGLEGGVTGSPAEFIVNTSNAGAGALSVTIDGPSKVKMDCQECPEGYRVTYTPMAPGSYLISIKYGGPYHIGGSPFKAKVTGPRLVSNHSLHETSSVFVDSLTKTASAPQHGAPGAGSTDASKVLAKGLGLSKAYAGQKSSFTVDCSKAGNNMLLVGVHGPRTPCEEILVKHVGSRLYSVSYLLKDKGEYTLVVKWGDEHIPGSPYRVLVP, encoded by the exons ATGAGTAGCTCCCACTCCCGGGCGGGCCAGAGCGCGGCAGGCGCGGCTCCGGGCGGCGGTACCGACACGCGGGACGCCGAGATGCCAGCCACCGAGAAGGACCTGGCGGAGGACGCGCCGTGGAAGAAGATCCAGCAGAACACGTTCACGCGCTGGTGCAACGAGCACCTCAAGTGCGTGAGCAAGCGCATCGCCAACCTGCAGACGGACCTGAGCGATGGGCTGCGGCTCATCGCACTGCTGGAGGTGCTCAGCCAGAAGAAGATGCACCGCAAGCACAACCAGAGGCCCACCTTCCGCCAGATGCAGCTGGAGAACGTGTCGGTGGCGCTCGAGTTCCTGGACCGCGAGAGCATCAAGCTCGTGTCCATCG ACAGCAAGGCCATCGTGGATGGGAACCTGAAGCTGATCTTAGGCCTCATCTGGACCCTGATCCTGCACTACTCCATCTCTATGCCCATGTGGGatgaggaggaggacgaggaagcCAAGAAGCAGACCCCCAAGCAGCGGCTCCTGGGCTGGATTCAGAACAAGCTGCCACAGCTGCCCATCACCAACTTTAGCCGGGACTGGCAGAGCGGCAGGGCCCTGGGCGCCCTCGTCGACAGCTGTGCCCCAG GCCTGTGTCCTGACTGGGACTCCTGGGACGCCAGCAAGCCCGTGAACAACGCGAGGGAGGCCATGCAGCAGGCCGATGACTGGCTGGGCATTCCTCAG GTGATCACGCCCGAGGAGATCGTGGATCCCAACGTAGACGAGCACTCCGTCATGACCTACCTGTCCCAGTTCCCCAAGGCCAAGCTGAAGCCAGGGGCTCCGCTGCGgcccaaactaaacccaaagaAAGCCCGCGCCTACGGGccag GCATCGAGCCCACGGGCAACATGGTGAAGAAGCGGGCAGAATTCACGGTGGAGACCAGAAGCGCCGGCCAGGGAGAGGTGCTGGTGTATGTGGAGGACCCGGCCGGCCACCAGGAGGAG GCAAAGGTGACAGCCAATAATGACAAGAACCGTACCTTCTCTGTCTGGTACGTCCCCGAGGTGACCGGGACTCACAAG GTCACCGTGCTCTTTGCCGGCCAGCATATCGCCAAGAGTCCCTTCGAGGTGTATGTGGACAAGTCCCAGGGTGATGCCAGCAAAGTGACTGCCCAGGGCCCCGGCCTGGAGCCCAGTGGCAACATTGCCAACAAGACCACCTACTTTGAGATCTTCACGGCAG GAGCTGGCACGGGTGAGGTGGACGTTGTGATCCAGGACCCCACGGGACAGAAGGGCGCCGTGGAGCCCCagctggaggcccggggcgacaGCACATACCGCTGCAGCTACCAGCCCACCATGGAGGGCGTCCACACGGTGCACGTCACTTTTGCCGGCGTGCCGATCCCTCGCAGCCCCTACACTGTCACTGTTGGCCAAG CCTGTAACCCGGGTGCCTGCCGCGCCGTCGGCCGGGGCCTGCAGCCCAAGGGTGTGCGGGTGAAAGAGACTGCGGACTTCAAGGTGTACACGAAGGGCGCGGGCAGCGGGGAGCTGAAGGTCACCGTGAAGGGTCCCA AGGGTGAGGAGCGTGTGAAGCAGAAGGACCTGGGGGACGGCGTTTATGGCTTCGAGTATTACCCCATGGTCCCCGGCACCTACACTGTCACCATCACGTGGGGCGGCCAGAACATTGGGCGCAG TCCCTTCGAGGTGAAGGTGGGCACGGAGTGTGGCAATCAGAAGGTGCgggcctggggccctgggctggaAGGGGGTGTCGTCGGCAAGTCAGCAGACTTTGTGGTGGAGGCCATCGGGGACGATGTCGGCACCTTGG GCTTCTCGGTGGAGGGCCCATCGCAGGCCAAGATTGAATGCGACGACAAGGGCGACGGCTCCTGTGATGTGCGCTACTGGCCCCAGGAGGCTGGCGAGTATGCAGTGCATGTGCTGTGCAACAGTGAGGACATCCGCCTCAGCCCCTTCATGGCCGACATCCGTGAGGCGCCCCAGGACTTCCACCCAGATAGG GTGAAGGCGCGCGGGCCTGGGTTGGAGAAGACGGGTGTGGCCGTCAATAAGCCAGCCGAGTTCACGGTGGATGCCAAGCATGGCGGGAAGGCCCCTCTCCGGATCCAAGTCCAG GACAACGAGGGATGCCCCGTGGAGGCGTCGGTCAAGGACAACGGCAACGGCACTTACAGCTGCTCCTACGTGCCCAGGAAGCCTGTGAAGCACACGGCCGTGGTGTCCTGGGGAGGCGTGAACGTCCCCAACAGCCCCTTCCGG GTGAACGTGGGAGCCGGTAGCCACCCAAACAAGGTCAAGGTGTATGGCCCCGGAGTAGCCAAGACCGGGCTCAAGGCTCATGAACCAACGTACTTCACTGTGGATTGCACAGAGGCCGGCCAGG GTGATGTCAGCATCGGCATCAAGTGTGCTCCTGGCGTGGTGGGCCCCACTGAGGCCGACATTGACTTCGACATCATCCGTAATGACAATGACACCTTCACGGTGAAGTATACACCCCGCGGGGCCGGTAGCTATACCATCATGGTCCTCTTTGCCGACCAG GCCACACCCACCAGCCCCATCCGGGTCAAGGTGGAGCCCTCCCACGATGCCAGCAAGGTGAAGGCTGAGGGCCCTGGCCTCAGTCGCACTG GTATTGAGCTTGGCAAACCCACCCACTTCACGGTCAATGCCAAAGCTGCTGGCAAAGGCAAGCTGGACGTCCAGTTCACAGGACTGGCCAAGGGGGATGTGGCGCGTGATGTGGACATCATCGACCACCATGACAACACCTACACGGTCAAGTACACTCCCGTGCAGCAG GGTCCAGTCGGCATCAATGTCACTTACGGAGGGGATCCCATCCCCAAGAGCCCCTTCTCGGTGGGAGTGTCTCCAAGCCTAGACCTCAGCAAGATCAAGGTGTCTGGCCTGGGAGAGA AGGTGGACGTTGGCAAAGATCAGGAATTCACAGTCAAATCGAAGGGCGCTGGTGGCCAAGGCAAAGTGGCATCCAAGATCACAGGCCCCTCGGGCACTGTAGTGCCCTGCAAGGTGGAGCCAGGCCTAGGGGCTGACAACAGTGTGGTGCGCTTTGTGCCCCGAGAGGAGGGGCCCTATGAGGTCGAGGTGACTTATGATGGTGTGCCTGTGCCCGGCAGCCCCTTTCCTCTGgaagccctgccccccaccaagcCTAGCAAG GTGAAGGCGTTTGGGCcgggcctgcaggggggcagcgCAGGCTCCCCCGCCCGCTTCACTATCGACACCAAGGGTGCTGGCATGGGTGGCCTGGGCCTGACGGTGGAAGGCCCCTGCGAGGCCCAGCTCGAGTGCCTGGACAACGGAGACGGCACGTGCTCCGTGTCCTATGTGCCCACCGAACCCGGGGACTACAACATCAACATCCTTTTTGCCGACACCCACATCCCTGGCTCCCCCTTCAAGGCTCACGTGGTCCCCTGCTTCGACGCgtccaaagtcaaatgctcaggCCCCGGGTTGGAGCGGGCCACTGCTGGTGAGGCGGGCCAGTTCCACGTGGACTGCTCGAGTGCGGGCAGCGCAGAGCTGACCATCGAAATCCGCTCTGAGGCAGGGCTGCCCGCTGAGGTGCACATCCAGGACCACGGCGACGGTACCCACACCATCACCTACATCCCGCTTTGCCCCGGGGCCTACACCGTCACTATCAAGTATGGTGGCCAGCCCGTGCCCAACTTCCCCAGCAAGCTACAGGTAGAGCCCGCGGTGGACACTTCAGGCGTCCAGTGCTATGGGCCTGGGATCGAGGGCCAAG GTGTCTTCCGAGAGGCTACCACCGAGTTCAGCGTGGATGCCCGCGCTCTGACACAGACCGGAGGGCCGCACGTCAAGGCCCGTGTGGCCAACCCCTCAGGCAACCTGACCGAGACGTACGTGCAGGACTGTGGTGACGGCACGTACAAAGTGGAGTACACACCTTACGAGGAGG GACTCCATTCTGTGGACGTGACCTATGACGGCAGCCCCGTGCCAAGCAGCCCCTTCCAGGTGCCTGTGACCGAGGGCTGTGACCCTTCCCGGGTGCGTGTCCATGGGCCAGGTATCCAAAGCGGCACAACCAACAAACCCAACAAGTTCACCGTGGAGACTAG GGGAGCCGGCACTGGTGGCCTGGGCCTGGCCGTAGAGGGCCCCTCCGAGGCCAAGATGTCCTGCATGGACAACAAGGATGGCAGCTGTTCAGTCGAATACATCCCCTATGAGGCTGGCACCTACAGCCTTAACGTCACCTATGGTGGCCACCAAGTACCAG GCAGTCCCTTCAAGGTCCCTGTGCATGACGTGACGGACGCATCCAAGGTCAAGTGCTCCGGGCCTGGCCTGAGCCCTGGCATGGTCCGCGCCAACCTCCCTCAGTCCTTCCAGGTAGACACGAGCAAGGCCGGCGTGGCCCCACTGCAGGTCAAAGTGCAGGGGCCCAAAG GCCTGGTGGAGCCTGTGGACGTCGTGGACAATGCGGATGGCACCCAGACTGTAAACTACGTGCCCAGCCGGGAGGGGCCCTACAGCATCTCCGTGATGTACGGGGAGGAGGAGGTACCCCGCAG CCCCTtcaaggtcaaggtgctgcctACACACGATGCCAGCAAGGTGAAGGCCAGCGGCCCCGGGCTCAATACGACTGGCGTGCCCGCCAGCCTCCCTGTGGAGTTCACCATCGATGCAAAGGATGCAGGAGAGGGCCTGCTGGCTGTCCAGATCACG GACCCCGAGGGCAAGCCCAAGAAGACGCACATCCAAGACAACCAGGACGGCACGTACACCGTGGCCTATGTGCCGGATGTGACCGGCCGCTACACCATCCTCATCAAGTACGGTGGTGACGAGATCCCCTTCTCCCCGTATCGCGTCCGGGCCGTGCCCACCGGAGATGCCAGCAAGTGCACAGTCACAG TGTCAATCGGAGGTCACGGGCTAG GTGCTGGCATTGGCCCCACCATCCAGATTGGGGAGGAGACGGTGATCACCGTCGACACCAAGGCAGCAGGCAAAGGCAAGGTGACCTGTACTGTGTGCACACCCGACGGCTCGGAGGTAGATGTGGACGTGGTAGAGAACGAGGACGGCACCTTTGACATCTTCTACACGGCCCCCCAGCCGGGCAAATATGTCATCTGCGTGCGCTTTGGTGGCGAGCACGTGCCCAACAGCCCTTTCCAAGTGACG GCTCTAGCTGGGGACCAGCCCACAGCACAGCCCCCACTTCGGCCTCAGCAGCTGGCCCCACCGTACACCTATCCCCAGGGTGGCCAGCAGACCTGG GCCCCAGAGAGACCCTTAATGGGTGTCAATGGGCTGGATGTGACCAGCCTGAGGCCCTTCGACCTCGTCATCCCCTTCACCATCAAGAAAGGCGAGATCACTG GGGAGGTGCGGATGCCTTCGGGCAAGGTGGCGCAGCCAGCCATCACTGACAACAAGGACGGCACTGTGACCGTGCGCTATGCACCCAGCGAAGCAGGCCTGCACGAGATGGACATCCGCTACGATAACATGCACATCCCAG GAAGCCCCCTGCAGTTCTACGTGGACTATGTCAACTGCGGCCACGTCACCGCCTATGGGCCTGGCCTCAGCCACGGAGTGGTGAACAAGCCCGCGGTCTTCACCGTTAACACCAAGGATGCGGGAGAGG GGGGCCTGTCCCTGGCCATTGAGGGCCCATCCAAAGCAGAGATCAGCTGCACCGACAACCAGGACGGCACGTGCAGCGTCTCCTACCTTCCCGTGCTGCCCGGGGACTATAGCATCCTGGTCAAGTACAACGAGCAGCACATCCCGGGCAGCCCCTTCACCGCCAGGGTCACGG GCGACGACTCGATGCGCATGTCCCACCTGAAGGTGGGCTCCGCCGCCGACATCCCCATCAATATCTCCGAGACGGACCTCAGCCTGCTGACAGCCACGGTAGTGCCACCCTCGGGCCGGGAGGAGCCCTGTCTCCTGAAGCGACTGCGCAATGGCCACGTGG gGATCTCATTCGTGCCCAAGGAGACGGGGGAGCACCTGGTGCACGTGAAGAAGAATGGCCAGCACGTGGCAAGCAGCCCCATCCCAGTGGTGATCAGCCAGTCGGAGATCGGGGATGCCAGCCGTGTGCGGGTCTCAGGCCAGGGCCTCCACGAGGGCCACACCTTTGAGCCTGCAGAGTTTATCATCGACACCCGTGATGCAG GCTACGGCGGACTTAGCCTGTCCATCGAGGGCCCCAGCAAGGTGGACATCAACACAGAGGACCTGGAGGATGGCACGTGCAGGGTCACCTACTGCCCCACAGAGCCCGGAAACTACATCATCAACATCAAGTTCGCTGACCAGCACGTGCCTG GCAGCCCCTTCTCTGTGAAGGTAACAGGAGAGGGCCGGGTGAAAGAGAGCATCACACGCCGGCGACGGGCCCCCTCAGTGGCCAATGTCGGCAGTCACTGCGACCTCAGCCTGAAGATCCCTG AAATTAGCATCCAGGACATGACAGCCCAGGTGACCAGCCCATCAGGCAAGAGCCATGAGGCCGAGATCGTGGAAGGGGAGAACCACACCTATTGCATCCGCTTTGTGCCTGCCGAGATGGGCATGCACACAGTTAGCGTCAAGTACAAGGGCCAGCACGTGCCCGGGAGCCCCTTCCAGTTCACCGTGGGGcccctgggggaagggggagcacACAAGGTCCGCGCTGGAGGCCCTGGCCTGGAGAGGGCTGAAGCCGGAGTGCCAG CCGAATTTAGCATCTGGACCAGGGAAGCTGGCGCCGGGGGCCTGGCCATTGCTGTCGAGGGCCCCAGCAAGGCCGAGATCTCCTTCGAGGACCGCAAGGACGGCTCCTGTGGCGTGGCCTACGTGGTCCAGGAGCCAG GTGACTACGAGGTCTCAGTCAAGTTCAACGAGGAGCACATCCCTGACAGCCCCTTCGTAGTACCTGTGGCTTCTCCGTCTGGCGATGCCCGCCGCCTTACTGTTTCTAGTCTTCAG GAGTCAGGGCTAAAGGTCAACCAGCCAGCCTCTTTTGCAGTCAGCCTGAACGGGGCCAAGGGGGCGATCGATGCTAAGGTGCACAGCCCCTCGGGAGCCCTGGAGGAGTGCTATGTCACAGAGATCGACCAAG ATAAGTATGCCGTGCGCTTTATCCCACGGGAGAACGGTGTCTACCTGATTGACGTCAAGTTCAACGGCACCCACATTCCTGGAAGCCCCTTCAAGATCCGAGTTGGGGAGCCTGGGCACGGAGGGGACCCGGGCCTGGTGTCCGCCTACGGAGCCGGCCTGGAAGGTGGTGTCACAG GGAGCCCAGCAGAGTTCATCGTGAACACGAGCAACGCGGGAGCCGGCGCCCTGTCCGTAACCATCGATGGGCCCTCCAAGGTGAAGATGGACTGCCAAGAGTGCCCTGAGGGCTACCGGGTCACCTACACCCCCATGGCACCTGGCAGCTACCTCATCTCCATCAAGTACGGTGGCCCCTACCACATCGGGGGCAGCCCCTTCAAGGCCAAAGTCACAG GTCCCCGTCTTGTCAGCAACCACAGCCTCCATGAGACATCGTCAGTGTTCGTGGACTCCCTGACGAAGACTGCCAGTGCCCCCCAGCACGGGGCCCCAGGCGCAGGTTCCACTGACGCCAGCAAGGTGCTGGCCAAGGGCCTGGGGCTGAGCAAGGCGTACGCCGGCCAAAAGAGCAGCTTCACGGTGGACTGTAGCAAAGCAG GCAACAACATGCTGCTGGTAGGGGTGCATGGCCCCCGGACACCGTGCGAGGAAATCCTGGTGAAGCATGTGGGCAGCCGGCTCTACAGCGTCTCTTACCTGCTCAAGGACAAGGGAGAGTACACGCTGGTGGTCAAGTGGGGTGACGAGCACATCCCAGGCAGCCCCTACCGTGTCCTGGTACCCTGA